The Vitis vinifera cultivar Pinot Noir 40024 chromosome 18, ASM3070453v1 region aaattttgagtttacAGGAGTTCAAATTTGATTCCTAATTCTCAAACTACATGTTTCACATGCCTACAGCACTATTCTGCTTTGGAGGGTAACCCTCTCAAGTCCTTATGGAAGTGGTTGATGAGGGgccaaggttttctttcttattctatttttcatgtttaaacTTCTTCTTGAACAAGAGAAAAGAGTTGAGGGATGAAGGATTAAAGCGGTGCTGAAGCCAGGTCTGCTGTGGCTCTAAATCCACAATGCTTGTTTTTGCATCATTCCTGCTCATTCTTGGGGCTTTTGCTACCATCGTATTCGGTAAGAATCTTCTGACTCTTCTTGTTTTTGTTACCCCATTTGGTGACATTGCCTCCTCTTTCTATCCAAGAGTTGGCATCTCATTTCCTTGAATCATCTGTTGTCATTCAATGAAGAAAACTTTatgttatctatttattttgacATTGTGGAGATTTATTGGAGTTGTTGGTTTTATcccttaaaaaatttaagagtttttcatgtaaatctgagtttgctttcttctttttttttttttagtcatctTGGCTTTTATTATTGATGTTTTATTGTCATTATCACTTCTGGACTTCTATTTGACTCCACAAGAAGACGGTAAAGATATAGGAGCTTCCTAATCCCCTATCTTACTCCTCATCCTCTCTTTTGATTCATGCAGTGAACTCCAGTTTGAAGCCAAAGATGAGTTTGGAATGGTTGAAACTGGGTTCATCAATTAAGCTCTTTATAGCCATTCTCCACAAGGAATTTGATGGAGGAAGGTGAGAGTATGTGGCAGACAAGTAAGTCTGGGTTTCTCAGGTACAGCTCTAAGCTCTCAATTCCCATTTGTGTgagttcttaaattattttcaaagtttcTATGCTTGTTGATCTCATCTTTTCATCTGTTCATCTGATCATCTTTCTTTCTATATTATTTCCCAATTTCCTGGTATGACTAGATGTCTGTATTgtatttctctctctatataaaaaaagattaagTGGTAATAATCTGGAACCAACAAATAATAATGTAtcagtttgatatttttttctctcaagaaTTCcaactctctctccctccctcccctGGCATATGTGTGTAGGGTTTTGGAATTCAGTTGTCATATTAAACTTCAAATTTGTCTTAGTTTCTTTTCTGTACAACTCAATCAACTGGGTTGCAAGTCTGTTGAGGAATCTGCCTTTGTTATATGCATTCATGTTTGCTTAAACTTTTGGTGCTGAGTTGGATGGGGGAGAGAGGAGAAGAATCTTAATGTGATCAAACTTTTGAATAAGAAAACTGTTGGATTTTGAGTTTGTTCTTACTGTGATTAAACTTTCAAATGAGAAAACTGTTGGATTTTGAGTTTGTAGAGTGGGAGAATTTGGTGTTTATCATTTAATGATGTAACCTTAAAACCCATTTCTTAGAAATTCTTCCTTCACACATCCAACCTTCAAGCTAATTTGGTCTACAATGATATTGAATAGTTTCTCTTCTTCATCTAGTGGGGAAAATCGTTCCTGTGTGATTCTTTTTTCTGGGTCCATGCAACATCCATTACAAAATATTTCTTAGTTAAGATACAGGTTCAGTGTTAAAGAAATACAGGGAAAATTAtctttccattttctctccATGGTGCTCCTCCCTCCTTCTGTTCATATTTCTACTAACATCTTCAACCCCAATAATGAAAGATCTTATCAATTGGTCATCAGGATAGAAGTTAAAAGAGGGTATTGGATCTCTTCGTTATATGGAAATCAGATATCTTATGTCTGGAGTCAttctcttcactttttcttttgctAGTATTTCCTATCCTATTTATTTCATCTTGGTTTTATGAACCTGAGGCTCCTATTAAGATTGAGGGAAAGCATCCACGTTTGTTACACCATCATTTTGGTGTCTATGAATCAAGGATGAGATTATAATTTTCTAAGATGGCAAATTTTTTGTTACATTCAACTACAATGCTAAGCTTCTGACTATGAGAGATCAGTGCAGGGATGGATCATGTTGACCTCACTTCTCAACCTCCTCAACCCCCTGGGCTGGATTGACCCCATGAACTGCACAccaaagaagatgatgattttcTAATTGTTTGCATGTCAACATTTTCTGTGACCTTAAATTCTGATAGTTGAGCATCAATGAACACATCATATCAGTCAGTACTAGTTCTTTGGGTCTGTCATCCGACTGGTTGCCACCACCCTGCGCAACCACAGCAGAAATAAGCTTTTCAATATCATCTGTAATCTGCAGGTTCTTTCAGAAAACAAGCAGTTTCTGAAGGTTTTGTCAACTGCATGCAAAAGACTGGTTATGAGGTATCCtcttttcactcttttttttttcagtctATTTGGTTGTGGAGATCCATATGTAGAATATTCTCATGCAAGAGAATTTTGTGGAAAGACAAAATAATATACAACTTCATGTTTACATTAACCGCCTTGGCAAAACACACTTTCACTCATCTGAGTCACGAGGAAGATCAAACCAAAAACTTATTCTCAGAGACAAAACAGAGCTTTCACACAGACAGCGTCTCTAAGCTCAAATCAAAGTTCTTGTTTGGATGTTTCACCCTTAAGCTAGGGGTTCTCTTCCTCATCTTCCTCCAGTAATGCTGACCACCTTGGGACTCTTGAATAAAAGCAAATGTTTGTGAATCCACAAAaatattcttcaatttttgaaaCAATGGCCTACATGAGTTCTACataaaatcaattatcaaattatgaaattaaaatttaatcattAAAGTGAAAGCCAAAAGTAAAGGAACCGGAGAAAAAAAGTGGTGAGtcaaatttaatgttttaatgatcataaaaatttaaaaacctaaatataaaaggaaattatttaaaaattcatatattttcaaaattttcattatttatggTTTTGtcagaaatagaaaaaagagaaaaatcatttctttattgtcgcaaattttttatataaattaacaaaaaaatatattaatagcttgtttatattttattttaaaatcatagcagtatgaagaaaaaaatatagaaaaacaaatgattggcaaaataaattataaaacaatataacCAATGTTTTTAATGAATTCTTCCGTTGAAGAAACGACAAGCATAAACAAATATATGACAATAATGGACATCTTCTTCTTTACAGCGTTGGATAGATTTTAAGTGAGCAGGGCACGGCGAAAACCAAAATGAGCACAACATCAGCCTGCGTGGCTGCATCATCTTGCGAGAATATGGATAAATTGGTGTAATAGTCCCATCAAGTAAACTGAAGACTCCCACATCGTATCGGTCGTCAGGTAAAGAATAGAATTCATGGTAATGTTCgcaaaaatatatagaatttggCTGACAACTCGGAAAATCAGATGCAACGACAGAAATGGAATGATTATCTCCCAAAAATAAGGCAACATCGCCCAAGCTCTTAACCTCCGTCCATCTGGGATTCCCCAAAGAATATATTAACTTATAAATCACAAATCCCACCGTGGTCCTATCATCGTCGACGACCTTTATAACCCGGAAAAGATGTCCTTGAGGTGATTCTACTAAATATGTCTTATCCCTGTTAGTCCAGTGGAGTGTATCGGGTGGAGTAACCCTCTCCACTTTTAAAGTGCCACTCACATCACAGGATAAAAGCTGACCCTGTTGTTCTAATACATAGAATAACCCATCCTTATAAACAATATCCTTTAAATTCCATGACTCTCTATCAATAAATATGGAGTCAGAATCAGTAGtcgtaaaaaaatttaaatcatcaCAATGATTTTTGTCAATATAACTCCAATGTGTATCACCAGATTTGATGAATGCTAGCCTATTTTGAGAACCATATATTACCATGAGTACATACTCATTCGGGTTCTCATCAGGATCGACAGACAATACACATCTAAAAGGGATAAGGGCATGAAGTAAATAGTTGGAACCTGTTTCAAATACTAATCTTTGGAGGACAGGAAGATGAATGAATTTTCGAGAGTGTGGGTTGACGAGGATTACCTTAAAAGATGGATCAACCACAATCAACCAGCCATGAGAAGATCCCCGACACCTTGCTTCAGGTAGGCGTAAATAAAACTTGCAGCCACCTTTTTGTGTGACGTCATATAATAAAGCAGACCTCTCCCTGCTAGAATCTGAGGTAGGAACCATGAGCAATGGGAGCTGTTGGTGGTCAGAACAATGACGTTTATGGTTAGCTCGCACTTGCTCAAGTTTTTCACAAGATGCATTTCGCCATTCTGTACAAACCGCATTGAAACTCATACAGTCCGCCACAAACTCTAATTTATCTAAAATCGAATGGAAAACTTCCATGGGAAGTGATGCCCAATCTAAACTTGAATTCGAGGACAAAGCCGCCATTATAATGTATACTATAGTACTAGTTGTGAGGTAATCTTCCGGGCAGAAGAAGATGATCCAAAAGAATTGGGTTTTTTAACATATGAGCAAAATCTAACGCATATATAGGAATGAAGGGCAAAACCCTACTAGTTGTAATCCTACTAAGTTTGGAATGAAGGACAAAGCCCAATTCCTAATCCTATTAGGTTTAGGATAAAGGAGTAAACCCTAATTCCAATCCATGGTGTACTTAAgaatttaggaaaataaaaaacaaaaatggaaattaaattttttccccttaaaaaattattgatttaattttaaaatattaaaagataataatgataataatgataattaccaattcaactcaaatttaaaattaaataaataatatatcacacttaatttatttgtttcctttttattgtATCTTTATCCGCTTGTTTATTGGTTTAGAagataaaatgattttttgaattatatttaaataaaaggttatctatatatattatttttttataaaaaaattaaataatatattcatatacttaatattttattgccatattttttaaaaccttccaattttttttttcatatttctttaatatatactatttttttaattaaaaaatggattatttatttgcaaaattagataatttattcTTTCTATCTACATTACACACACCGATGACACTTTCTCAATATATACATAGCACGGAAAAAATTGGAACACAAAATCTACAAAGATGTTACTTGAAAAAAGAGGAACACAAAATCTACAAAGATGTTACTTgaaaaaagaatatgaaattaTAAGAACCAGCAACCAATTGGTAGTTATCGgcaaggattgaaatatcggtttttacgGGTATATCtcggaaatatcggagaaatatcagtggatattttttcacaaatatcgatagagtgaaaattatttaaaattaataggaatgcttgaaaaaacttcaaaaaatgataaaataagtaaaaatacatattttaaagttatcttgtaagtgtaattgacatatatataattaagaagaaaaatatcataaacAAAGATATATTGGTAAAAGAGATCGATGTGATTTCattatattgttagatgaagatgacccaatttgttgaagataatatttatttaaaaaaattttaaatacttttattaaaacatattttattatattttaaatgaaaattaaattaattcatatgaatattttatttgagatttaatttttaaaattttattaaaaatatataataacaataacttttttttaattaatattaatttatttaataatcaaaataaaattatatggatagaggaaaattgttctcatgatttgtttttttttttttttacctctactaaatctaaaaattaaaagggcCACCcacttctgaagttgccctccagccgagagaattccccttttctgaagttgccctccagccgagagaGTTCCTAAAAAAGACCTATCTTCCTCTGcgactctcaatcctcgcaggtactaatctaatcacgttgatattattttttttgcaacccccgtttgattcccaagaaaatccatcccccattcgatttccgggaaaattcatcctcgtttgatttccgagaaaatccattcaaaacccccaaagaaaaccaaaaaatttgcttttcttttgctccctgtgttttctggatctgttttaagggtctctttgctgttgtgccattggatttaaatttcacgaaccctaaatccacgatttttgagccagattttgtatcttgtacgcgggctggactggtaggaaatatcgggaaatttttcgaaaaatcggtaaaaataccgaaatatcggcgatattttcGGCGATTTTTTAAATTCTCCTCCGGTTGCTCCGCGCGTCAGATCCACATGCGATTTTTCAATCCCTGATGACAACCGACAATATCGGTATTTATCGAATTGGGAAAAATCTCGCAAAAAATCTGGAAATATCCGTTGAAGGATTTTCCCCAAATTTTTATCCTTGGTTTTTTCTAGTGAAGTTAtagaaatttttagtatttttctatatttgttgaaaattataattttttttaatataatctaaaacattttttttaatgtttttttagtaattttcttGTTTAATTGTATATATTGTGGTAGTCGATCAAtatctaaaattatataattttttgaataataataagtagTACTAATCATATTACAATTTATATAAATGGTGAATATGATACATTATTTAATTACCTTGTCAtgcttttgataaaatttcttGATTCCCTCGTCACTTAGATCCCACTAGGTTTTAGAGTTTGAGTTTGATTAGAAATGTCGTCGAAGGGTAAGACCTCTTTTTcgatggagaaaaaaaaaaagattgaattgTATGATTATTTCAAGGCTATTACACATTATAAAAGAAacactatttttttcttaatttttatatataagttttcatttttagaaaaaacaaaaaaaaaaaaaactatatacaAATGAACTCTAAGATAATGGTTTTTGTCATCTACAATTAAACGAGAAGACTTGTTGGAGTGcgatatatatctatatatgaaattttcatttttaatgataaaattgaaaattttcatttttgatgaTAAAAGTAATGGCATATGTTCCATTAGtttcaataattataaaatattcgCATTTTTatgaggaaaaaataataataattttgaagtaattttgaaaactcaaaaaaataataaaagaaaaaaaaaatctatggtACCCAATTGATATTTATTCAACTTTTAGTCCagcataaattataaattagtgtacaaccattaaaaaaatgattattggCATTTTCTTAGCTATTTGAGGTGGGAGTATCtctatttgaaatatttttaatgaaaatgttttttaagtatttttttttaaatatactataaataatttttcaagttttaaaaatatttcttaaattttatcaaatacttttttttttcctaaagcaTTTTTTAGGTAGGCTAacagtgttttttaaaaacatggcCAACTTTAAGTCAATATCAAATATGTCTCTCATCATCTTAATATCAAATATGTCTCTCATCATCTTGCAACCTTTCTATTTAAATTtgcataaaattaaaatttgatcatTAAAGTGAAAGCCAAAAAGCAAAGAAACTAGGAGAAAAAGAGTAGTGaaccaaatttaaatttaacgCTTTAATgatcat contains the following coding sequences:
- the LOC104882795 gene encoding F-box protein At2g26160-like; its protein translation is MAALSSNSSLDWASLPMEVFHSILDKLEFVADCMSFNAVCTEWRNASCEKLEQVRANHKRHCSDHQQLPLLMVPTSDSSRERSALLYDVTQKGGCKFYLRLPEARCRGSSHGWLIVVDPSFKVILVNPHSRKFIHLPVLQRLVFETGSNYLLHALIPFRCVLSVDPDENPNEYVLMVIYGSQNRLAFIKSGDTHWSYIDKNHCDDLNFFTTTDSDSIFIDRESWNLKDIVYKDGLFYVLEQQGQLLSCDVSGTLKVERVTPPDTLHWTNRDKTYLVESPQGHLFRVIKVVDDDRTTVGFVIYKLIYSLGNPRWTEVKSLGDVALFLGDNHSISVVASDFPSCQPNSIYFCEHYHEFYSLPDDRYDVGVFSLLDGTITPIYPYSRKMMQPRRLMLCSFWFSPCPAHLKSIQRCKEEDVHYCHIFVYACRFFNGRIH